A single window of Granulicella sibirica DNA harbors:
- a CDS encoding GRP family sugar transporter, with protein sequence MYLPSTYAAQLVFLFGSMLCWGSWANTLKLTPGWKFQSFYWDYVIGVLLGSFLWGLGPGGGEEFLHGLGAASGAAMLLAILAGIVFNAANQLIVVAIDLAGLAVAFPVGIGLALVVGVLLNYFLAPAANPLLLFGGVALVVIAILVDAVAYRKRERAKPAISRLGIVISLVGGLLMGGFYPILTKAMQGPGALGAYTVVPFFAVGLGLCAIPFNIWLMRRPFVGEPVAFSNYTGALASWHVWGIVGGLIWGCGLQFNLAASRAQMVGPAVSYALGQGATMVSAAWGVFIWREFRSAPAGTGRLLVIMFLFFIAGLGMIALAPTWH encoded by the coding sequence GTGTATCTGCCATCGACGTATGCAGCACAACTCGTCTTCCTGTTCGGCAGCATGCTCTGCTGGGGCTCGTGGGCGAACACGCTGAAGCTGACGCCGGGCTGGAAGTTCCAGTCGTTTTACTGGGACTACGTGATTGGGGTTTTGCTTGGGTCGTTTCTATGGGGGCTTGGGCCGGGCGGTGGTGAAGAGTTTCTGCACGGGCTGGGCGCGGCCTCGGGCGCGGCGATGCTGTTGGCGATCCTGGCAGGGATCGTGTTCAACGCGGCGAACCAGTTGATCGTGGTGGCGATCGACCTGGCGGGATTGGCGGTGGCGTTTCCGGTTGGGATCGGGCTGGCGCTAGTCGTCGGTGTGTTGCTGAACTACTTCCTGGCTCCGGCGGCTAATCCTCTGCTTCTCTTTGGCGGGGTGGCGTTGGTGGTGATCGCGATCCTGGTGGATGCGGTGGCGTACCGGAAGCGGGAACGGGCGAAGCCCGCGATCTCGCGACTTGGAATTGTGATCAGCCTCGTGGGCGGCCTGCTGATGGGTGGGTTTTATCCGATTCTGACGAAGGCGATGCAGGGACCGGGGGCGCTCGGGGCATATACGGTGGTGCCTTTCTTTGCGGTGGGGCTTGGGCTTTGCGCGATTCCGTTCAACATCTGGCTGATGCGGAGGCCGTTCGTTGGCGAGCCGGTGGCGTTCTCGAACTACACGGGGGCGCTGGCGAGTTGGCATGTCTGGGGGATCGTGGGGGGACTGATCTGGGGGTGCGGGCTGCAGTTCAATCTGGCGGCTTCTCGCGCGCAGATGGTGGGCCCAGCGGTGTCGTATGCGCTTGGACAGGGAGCGACGATGGTCTCGGCGGCCTGGGGCGTGTTTATCTGGCGGGAGTTCCGTTCGGCTCCAGCCGGGACGGGACGACTGCTGGTGATCATGTTTCTTTTCTTCATCGCGGGACTAGGAATGATTGCGTTGGCGCCAACCTGGCACTAA
- a CDS encoding LacI family DNA-binding transcriptional regulator, which yields MKEIAARAGVSVGTVSHVLNNPGKVRDERRLRVEEVIRSLGYQPSQLARGLRKKTTDLLGVIIPDITNPFFPSVVRGAEDVAFREGFRLILCNADNDPIKEQIYFKDLRAFQPAGIIVIPSVESMLQQEIADSHLPVVIVDRRPKWWAGDTVVADNEEGGFRVGEHLVRMGHRVLAAIGGPMQISSSHDRIQGFRRALVASGIRLKREYLRAAPFSAEAGCVAALELLQLAPRPTAIFAGSDLLASGALAAARRLKLRCPEDVSIVGFDDLDFASLSEPSLTTVFQPGYQMGATACSLLLTRVRGGEEPPEHTVLATELRERNSVRALAPSGEVRRRRATLVAVES from the coding sequence GTGAAGGAGATTGCAGCGAGGGCCGGGGTTTCCGTCGGCACGGTGTCGCACGTGCTGAATAACCCTGGGAAGGTGAGGGATGAGCGCAGGCTGCGGGTCGAAGAGGTTATTCGTAGCCTTGGGTATCAGCCTAGCCAACTTGCGCGTGGACTGCGGAAGAAGACGACGGATCTGCTTGGGGTCATCATTCCGGATATCACGAACCCATTTTTTCCGAGCGTGGTGCGCGGTGCGGAGGATGTGGCGTTTCGCGAGGGATTCCGGCTCATCCTGTGCAACGCGGATAACGATCCGATCAAGGAGCAGATTTATTTCAAGGACCTGCGAGCGTTTCAACCGGCGGGAATTATCGTGATTCCCTCGGTAGAGAGCATGCTGCAGCAGGAGATTGCCGACAGCCATCTGCCGGTGGTGATCGTGGACCGTCGGCCGAAATGGTGGGCGGGCGATACGGTCGTCGCGGACAACGAGGAGGGCGGGTTCCGGGTTGGTGAACATCTTGTCCGGATGGGGCATAGGGTTCTGGCGGCGATCGGTGGGCCCATGCAGATCAGCTCGTCGCACGACCGGATCCAGGGATTCCGGCGGGCGCTGGTGGCTTCAGGCATTCGGCTGAAGCGGGAGTATCTGAGGGCGGCACCGTTCTCGGCCGAGGCGGGGTGTGTCGCGGCGCTGGAGCTTCTGCAACTGGCGCCGAGGCCGACGGCGATCTTTGCGGGAAGCGACCTGCTGGCGTCGGGTGCGCTGGCGGCGGCGCGGCGTTTGAAGCTGCGGTGTCCGGAGGATGTGTCGATCGTCGGATTTGATGATCTGGACTTTGCCAGTCTTTCGGAACCTTCTTTAACGACTGTGTTCCAACCCGGGTACCAGATGGGTGCGACGGCGTGCAGCTTATTGCTGACGCGAGTTCGTGGAGGCGAGGAGCCGCCGGAGCATACGGTGCTGGCGACGGAGTTGCGCGAGCGGAACTCCGTGCGCGCGCTCGCGCCTTCGGGCGAGGTTCGGCGTCGTCGTGCGACGTTGGTCGCGGTGGAGTCTTGA
- a CDS encoding D-alanine--D-alanine ligase family protein — protein MKKKLRIGILFGGRSGEHEVSLRSGASILHAIDRKKYEIVPLGITREGRWLGPAEAQHLLTPGAPSQAAETAIQINASADLIQQSGSLTSSLDVIFPVLHGTFGEDGTIQGLLELAELAYVGSGVLGSAAGMDKDVMKKLFAAAGLPQTPHVTLLRTEWRTDPKRCRKQIEKSLKYPLFVKPANLGSSVGISKVHDRSELAAAMDLAASFDRKLVIEQGVGGPGVKPRELEVAVLGNDTPEASVVGEIVPNKEFYDYESKYADSPEDPSIPIIPAELTASQSKQIRAMAIEAFRACDCSGLARVDFLMEPAAKGKKAAIYLNEINTMPGFTSISMYPKLWEASGLPYKNLIDRLIALALERSEERKQTNFTL, from the coding sequence ATGAAGAAGAAACTACGCATCGGCATCCTCTTCGGAGGCCGCTCCGGCGAGCACGAAGTCTCTCTCCGCTCCGGAGCATCCATCCTGCACGCGATCGACCGCAAGAAGTACGAGATCGTCCCCCTCGGTATCACCCGCGAAGGCCGCTGGCTCGGCCCCGCCGAAGCCCAGCATCTCCTCACCCCCGGAGCCCCCTCGCAAGCCGCCGAGACCGCCATCCAGATCAACGCCAGCGCCGACCTCATCCAGCAATCCGGCTCCCTCACCTCGTCGCTCGACGTGATCTTCCCTGTTCTTCACGGCACCTTCGGCGAGGACGGCACCATTCAGGGCCTCCTCGAGCTGGCCGAACTAGCCTACGTCGGCTCCGGCGTACTCGGTTCCGCCGCCGGCATGGACAAGGACGTCATGAAGAAGCTCTTCGCCGCCGCCGGGCTCCCCCAGACCCCGCACGTCACCCTCCTCCGCACCGAGTGGCGCACCGACCCCAAGCGCTGCCGCAAGCAGATCGAAAAATCCCTGAAGTATCCCCTATTCGTAAAACCCGCGAACCTGGGCTCCAGCGTAGGCATCTCCAAGGTCCACGACCGCTCGGAGTTAGCCGCCGCCATGGACCTCGCCGCCTCGTTCGACCGCAAGCTCGTCATCGAGCAGGGAGTCGGCGGTCCCGGCGTCAAACCCCGCGAGCTCGAAGTCGCCGTCCTCGGCAACGACACCCCGGAAGCCTCCGTCGTCGGCGAGATCGTCCCCAACAAGGAGTTCTACGACTACGAGAGCAAGTACGCCGACTCCCCCGAAGACCCGTCCATCCCCATCATCCCCGCCGAACTCACCGCCTCGCAGTCCAAACAAATCCGCGCTATGGCCATCGAAGCCTTCCGCGCCTGCGACTGCTCCGGCCTCGCCCGCGTTGACTTCCTCATGGAACCCGCCGCCAAGGGCAAAAAAGCCGCGATCTACCTGAACGAGATCAACACCATGCCCGGCTTCACCAGCATCTCCATGTACCCCAAACTCTGGGAAGCCAGCGGCCTACCCTACAAAAACCTCATCGACCGTCTCATCGCCCTCGCCCTCGAGCGTAGCGAAGAACGCA